The following nucleotide sequence is from Nautilia sp. PV-1.
GTGGTCGAAAAACCCTACTCCTGTTGAAATATTTGATTTCCCGCTTCCGTTAATTTCAAGTTTTACTTCTATTTTAGTTTCTTTTGTTTCTCTTTTTATTTCCGTCATATTATTCTCCTACGATAAATCCGTTTAATTTATGGGACAGTTTAAATCTCTTAGCTTCCGAATATGTTTTAAATCCTACTATAAATACTTTATAAAAATCGCCTTTTTTTAAGACACTCGTATTATATCCTAACTCCCTGTATTTTTGAGCCGTATATTCCGCTCCGCCTTTATGTAAAAACGCTCCAACCTGAATCATATATCCGTTTACGTAATTTTTACCTTTAAATCCTATAACGGTTATCCTGACAGGTGCAGTACCGGTTCTGTCCACACCTATCTGTTTCGCCGCGACATAACTCAAATCTATAATTCTCCCTTTTACAAACGGCCCTCTGTCGTTTATTCTTACAATCACGCTTTTGCCGTTGTTAAGATTTGTAACCTTTACCATCGTATCCATCGGAAGCGTTTTATGTGCGGCCGTAAAAGCGTACATATTGTATATTTCGCCGTTACTGGTATATTTCCCGTGAAAATTAGGCCCGTACCAGCTGGCAATTCCGGTCTGAGTCCAGCCTATAGGCACCGTTTTTTTAGGATAGTATACGTTGCCGTTTACACTGTAAACTTTTTGTGTGCCTTTTTTTACTCCTGGCGTGCTGTATACTTCGGTTACGTATCTCTCCGTACATCCCGTAAATAACACTAAAGTTGCAGCTGTTAATAAAAGCGTTTTTTTCATCTCAGTCCTTGTGGTACTTTTAATATCTGTCCTACTCTGATTGTTGTGCTTTTAAGTTCGTTAACCCTTATTATTTTTTTATAATCGATTCCAAATTCCCTTGCTATTTTTCTAAGCGAATCACCTCTTTTTACTTTGTATTTTACATAAATACTGTTTAACGGAATAACAAGCCTCTGACCGATATGCAAAAATCGTCCGAGTCTGTTAAAATCTTTAATAAATCTTACTTTAGTATCAAATCTTCTTGCAATTTTAATTAAAGTATCTCCCTTTTTAACCCTGTAAACCATAAAATAGTGTTTAGGATGAAATTTAAGTTTAAACATAGCCAGCTTTTTATACGGAATATAAATATAGTATTTATACGGCGGAGTAAACGAATAATTCAGATGTTCGTTATATT
It contains:
- a CDS encoding septal ring lytic transglycosylase RlpA family protein, which produces MKKTLLLTAATLVLFTGCTERYVTEVYSTPGVKKGTQKVYSVNGNVYYPKKTVPIGWTQTGIASWYGPNFHGKYTSNGEIYNMYAFTAAHKTLPMDTMVKVTNLNNGKSVIVRINDRGPFVKGRIIDLSYVAAKQIGVDRTGTAPVRITVIGFKGKNYVNGYMIQVGAFLHKGGAEYTAQKYRELGYNTSVLKKGDFYKVFIVGFKTYSEAKRFKLSHKLNGFIVGE